The genome window CCAGGCCAATTTGCGCGATACGACGACACGGGTGCTGGCTTCGCTGACACCGCGTGAAGAGCGCGTGTTGCGCATGCGCTTCGGCATTGGCATGAACACCGACCACACGCTGGAAGAAGTCGGTCAGCAGTTCTCGGTAACACGTGAACGCATTCGTCAGATCGAGGCGAAGGCGCTGCGCAAGCTCAAGCATCCGAGCCGGTCGCGCAAACTGCGTTCGTTCCTCGACAGCTGATTTCCTGCGGCTTGCAGAGCCATGAATATGAAACGGGATGGGTGTGAACCCATCCCGTTTTGCATTTGCGCATCAACGGGAGGGCGGTTCACAGAGCCAGCCCACGATCCGCCGCACCGCCGGCAGAACGAGCAGCAAGGTAGGGAAGGCGACAAGCCATGAAAGGCCCCAGGCCATCATCCAATTGTGCGGAAGCTCGGGACGAATGCCGAGATTCTTGACCGTCGAGATGAAGGACACGATGAAGGTCATGAGCACCGACAGAATGAGCGGGGTCACGATGGCAATGTACCGCGCTGGAAGCTTCCGGCGTGGGGGCAACGATTGATTGGAGTTCATGGTTTTTCCGTAAGATAGCGGTCCCATATGCAACGATCCTGAGCCGGATGAACGGCCAATGCCGGTGAACGAGACCGGAGTGGATGCGTTGCCTGACGTAAGACGCTTACGGTGGAACTGAATTTCAGCTCACGGTGGTCCTATACAATTGCGCAAATGTTCTGGCAACAAAAAAGCCCGGCAGTGATGGCCGGGCTTTTGCTTGTCATTGCTCGCTCTCAGAGCGATGGTTCGTTTGATTTCTTTCCGGCCTTTTCCTTGACCATCAGCTTGTCGATATAGGCAAGGAACAGCGCCGAGAAGACGAAGGCAAGGTGGATCAGCGTGAACCACGTCAATTGCTCGGTGCTGAATTGGGTCAGGTTCAAAAACACCTGCAGCAGATGGATCGAGGAAATGGCGACGATGGTCGATGCGACCTTGATCTTGAGTGATCCCGCGTCGATGGTCCCCAGCCAATGCACCTCTTCGGCTTCATCGAAGCGGCTGACGAAGTTTTCATAGCCGGAAATGATCACCATCACGACGAGGCTGGCAACCAGCGCCGCATCGATCAGGCTCAACATTTTCAGGATCGTGTCGGTCTCGTTCAGAATGGTAACCTTGGAGACGAAGTCGACGAGCTTGCCTGCAAAGGAAAAGGCATAGATGGCGAGCGCGAGGGCAAGGCCAAGGTAGAAAACCACCAGAAGCCAGCGCGAGGCGAGGATGATGTTTTCGATGAAGATTTCGATACGTTTCATAAGGTGGGGTCCGGTTGCGGGAAGCTGGGCTTATGCCATCACATAGCGATGAAGGTCATGAACTCAAGCGATAATCACAAAAAACCCGGACCGAAGCCCGGGTTTTTGCCTGCCGATGTGTTGCAGCCGTCAGTTATTGCTGGCCATAGGGGCGACCAGAGGGGTGATGCGACGGATGGCAACACGGCGGTTCTGCTGTTCCGGACCGTCGGCTTTAATTTTCAGATAACGCTCGCCATAGCCCTGGGTTGCCATGTTTTCCGGCGGAATGTCGAACACGTTGGTCAGGGCTTGGGCAACCGACTCGGCACGCTTGTCCGAAAGGACAAGGTTGGCCTGATCCGAACCGACAGCATCCGTATGGCCCTCGATCAGGAACGTCTCGGCCGGGTTCTTCTTGAGGATTTGTGCCATGGCCTTTGCGACGCTTTCGATGCGAACAATCTGGTCCTCGCCAATTTCGGCTGAACCGAACTGGAAGGTGATCGTGTCGAGATCGACGCGGCGAACCTTGTCGCGGATACGGGCCGAGCGTTTGACTTCGTCCACCGAATAGATGCGTTCCACCCGTTCGACCGGCGGCTGCGCAAAGAACTCGTAGACATCCTCTTCAGGCGCTTCTTCGGCATCCATAATGTAATCGCGGACGGGAATAGTCAGGCGAAGCGGCGGCAAGTCATCGCCCGGATCACGCCATTCAAGACGATCCTCGCGGTCGTAGTCAGGCGTATAGGTGAGCAACACCTCACGTCCATCGGGCGTGACGCGGGAACGCTGGATCACATCGCCATAGCGGTTGCGGATCGTGATGATCTGTACGCCATTGTCGCGGACGATGGTTTCGCGTGTACGGCGGCGCGGCAGGTCTTCGTAATAGACCTCCTGCGCATTGCGCGACATGCGGGGGCGATCAGAACTCTCAACGAAGACGTTGTTGTTGACTTCGACGATGGTGCGGTTGTCGAACTGCTTGATCACCTGAACATCAGCTGGACGCTCGTCGGGCCGGCGGTCCCTGGTACGCGTACCCTTTTCGGTCAGGACCGGCTCGATCTTGACGGGAGTGAGTTGCTGCTGGACCTCGGCGTCGGTCGTGGGTGGCGTTGCGGGCTCCTGAGCGACCGGCTTTGCTGCAGCGGGTGCTTCTGTGGCCAGTCCCTTGTCGCCCTTGCCCTTACCCCGATCCTTGCCTTCACGAACAGCTGCTGGCTTGTCGCTGTCGAGAACCGGCGCTGCGTTCTCCGGCAGGGGCGATGCCTCCTGTTGTGCAGGCTGGGTGGCATCGGCGGGCGCCGTCGCGGGAGCAGTTGCATTGCCTTCGGGAACAGGTTGTCCGGTCGCCGGATCTGCAGGTTTTGCAGGCTTGGCTTCGTCGACGGGTACTGCCGGCTTTTCGCCTGTTGTTTGGTCCGGAGTGGTCGCGGGCTGTTCGCCAGCAGGTTTTTCTGCGGTCGCCGGGGTTTCAGGTGTAGCAGCCTGGGCGGGCGCCTTCGGGGCAGCTTTGTCCGCCGCTTTCTTTGCGTCTTCAGCAGCTTTTTCGGTTTGCTTGTCAGCTGCCTTCTGGGCGCCGTCAGCTTTCTTGCGCGCTTCTTCTTCGGTCGCCTTTTGAGCTTCGGCAGCCTTGGCTGCTTCCTGTTCCGCGGCCTTCTTGGCTTTTTCTGCTTCCTTTGCAGTTTCCTGTTCGGCTGCCTTCGCGGCTTCAGCCCCGGATGCTGCCTTCTTGCGTGCTTCTTCCTCGACAGCCTTCTGCTGTTCAGCCGCCTTGTTGGATTCAGCCTCGGTAGCCCGCTTGGCTTTCTCGGCTTCCTGAGCAGCTTCCTTTTCGGCGGCCTTTGCCGCCTTCGCTTCCGCAGCAGCTTTCCGTTTTACTTCTTCTTCGACGGCCTTCTGCTGTTCTGCTGCCTTATCGGCTTCAGCCTGCGCGGCGCGCTGGGCTTCGTCAGCCTTCTGGGCAGCT of Phyllobacterium zundukense contains these proteins:
- a CDS encoding TIGR00645 family protein produces the protein MKRIEIFIENIILASRWLLVVFYLGLALALAIYAFSFAGKLVDFVSKVTILNETDTILKMLSLIDAALVASLVVMVIISGYENFVSRFDEAEEVHWLGTIDAGSLKIKVASTIVAISSIHLLQVFLNLTQFSTEQLTWFTLIHLAFVFSALFLAYIDKLMVKEKAGKKSNEPSL
- a CDS encoding DUF2798 domain-containing protein, which encodes MNSNQSLPPRRKLPARYIAIVTPLILSVLMTFIVSFISTVKNLGIRPELPHNWMMAWGLSWLVAFPTLLLVLPAVRRIVGWLCEPPSR
- a CDS encoding OmpA family protein, which encodes MKMKRTALFFASTAILFSSPSAMADQAPLNRPFISSNSNMPLMLAQAEEAAPQADPEAEVLKKKAGQQAEEAQQRAAEEADAAAKAQQQAEKQAKQQADQAAKAAEAEAAQKADEAQRAAQAEADKAAEQQKAVEEEVKRKAAAEAKAAKAAEKEAAQEAEKAKRATEAESNKAAEQQKAVEEEARKKAASGAEAAKAAEQETAKEAEKAKKAAEQEAAKAAEAQKATEEEARKKADGAQKAADKQTEKAAEDAKKAADKAAPKAPAQAATPETPATAEKPAGEQPATTPDQTTGEKPAVPVDEAKPAKPADPATGQPVPEGNATAPATAPADATQPAQQEASPLPENAAPVLDSDKPAAVREGKDRGKGKGDKGLATEAPAAAKPVAQEPATPPTTDAEVQQQLTPVKIEPVLTEKGTRTRDRRPDERPADVQVIKQFDNRTIVEVNNNVFVESSDRPRMSRNAQEVYYEDLPRRRTRETIVRDNGVQIITIRNRYGDVIQRSRVTPDGREVLLTYTPDYDREDRLEWRDPGDDLPPLRLTIPVRDYIMDAEEAPEEDVYEFFAQPPVERVERIYSVDEVKRSARIRDKVRRVDLDTITFQFGSAEIGEDQIVRIESVAKAMAQILKKNPAETFLIEGHTDAVGSDQANLVLSDKRAESVAQALTNVFDIPPENMATQGYGERYLKIKADGPEQQNRRVAIRRITPLVAPMASNN